From the Montipora capricornis isolate CH-2021 chromosome 2, ASM3666992v2, whole genome shotgun sequence genome, one window contains:
- the LOC138039207 gene encoding neuronal pentraxin receptor-like yields the protein MANVGLYFLLIAVAFASFSEAQKPSDLTLSACHCNPTIKVSVEGDKCDLCEANKQLQQDIDHLRKELQTVKNRSSQIQPGFPTREFDLYFTNVGINDYVIHHGLEVTSAFTICLRVRTTEKTSNYLSVVSYSLSTNYNEIVMGRMSDIRFYVNEQSVDTGVSVDDGNWHHVCITWESTNGSWKVYKDGNKQAQGSQLKTGYKIKTNGILTVGQEQDSFGGDFDPTQSYLGELTGLNIWNRVLSLREILKISKSCHVGQGNVKKWSDFKVGIRGNVRVISPSACEV from the exons ATGGCAAATGTTGGGCTCTATTTCCTGCTTATCGCGGTTGCGTTTGCTTCTTTTTCAGAAGCACAAAAACCCAGCGATCTCACTCTATCCGCTTGTCACTGTAATCCAACGATAAAGGTGTCCGTGGAAGGTGACAAGTGCGACTTGTGCGAGGCAAATAAACAACTCCAACAAGACATCGACCACCTGAGGAAAGAACTTCAGACTGTGAAAAATCGAAGCAGTCAGATTCAGCCAG GTTTCCCTACGAGGGAATTCGACCTTTATTTCACCAACGTTGGAATCAATGATTACGTTATCCATCATGGTCTGGAGGTAACCAGTGCTTTTACGATTTGCCTCCGAGTGCGTACCACTGAAAAGACATCCAATTATCTGTCAGTCGTGAGTTACAGCTTGTCAACGAACTACAATGAAATCGTGATGGGCAGGATGTCAGACATTCGGTTCTACGTCAACGAACAATCAGT AGATACCGGTGTATCTGTTGATGACGGTAACTGGCATCACGTTTGTATCACATGGGAGAGCACGAATGGCTCTTGGAAAGTTTACAAAGATGGCAACAAGCAAGCCCAAGGGTCTCAGTTGAAGACTGGTTATAAAATAAAGACCAACGGAATCCTCACTGTCGGACAAGAGCAAGATTCGTTTGGTGGCGACTTTGACCCAACTCAAAGTTACCTCGGAGAGCTGACGGGCCTCAATATCTGGAACCGAGTTCTCTCTTTAAGAGAGATCTTGAAAATCTCGAAATCGTGCCATGTGGGGCAGGGTAACGTCAAGAAATGGTCTGATTTTAAAGTAGGAATCAGAGGCAATGTAAGGGTTATCTCCCCATCGGCTTGCGAAGTGTAA
- the LOC138039206 gene encoding neuronal pentraxin receptor-like: MANVGLYFLFIAVVFISFSEAQKPSDLSPSACHCSPTIKVSVEGDKGDLCEANKQLQQGIDHLRKELETVKNRSSQIMSGLPTRESDLYFTNFGINDYVIHHGLEVTSAFTICFRVRTTEKTSNYLSVVSYSLPTSYNEIVVFRMSDIRLYVGEESIDTGVPVDDGDWHHVCITWESTNGTWKVYKDGSVQASGSQLKSGYKLKTNGILTVGQEQDSFGGGFVPSQSYLGELTGLNIWNRVLSFSEILIMSKSCHVGQGNVKKWSDFKVGIRGNVRVISPSACKV, translated from the exons ATGGCAAATGTTGGGCTCTATTTCCTGTTTATCGCAGttgtgtttatttctttttcagaaGCACAAAAACCCAGCGATCTCTCTCCATCCGCTTGTCACTGTAGTCCAACGATAAAGGTGTCAGTGGAAGGTGACAAGGGCGACTTGTGTGAGGCAAACAAACAACTCCAACAAGGCATTGACCACTTGAGGAAAGAACTTGAGACTGTGAAAAATCGAAGCAGTCAGATTATGTCAG GTTTGCCTACGAGGGAATCCGACCTTTATTTCACGAATTTTGGAATCAATGATTACGTTATCCATCATGGTCTGGAGGTAACCAGTGCTTTTACGATTTGCTTCCGAGTGCGTACCACTGAAAAGACATCCAATTATCTGTCAGTCGTGAGTTATAGCTTGCCAACGAGCTACAATGAAATCGTGGTGTTCAGGATGTCAGACATTCGGCTCTATGTCGGTGAAGAATCAAT AGATACCGGTGTACCTGTAGATGACGGTGACTGGCATCACGTTTGTATCACATGGGAGAGCACGAATGGCACGTGGAAAGTTTACAAAGATGGCAGCGTGCAAGCCAGTGGGTCTCAGTTGAAGTCTGGTTATAAATTAAAGACCAACGGAATCCTCACTGTCGGGCAAGAGCAAGATTCTTTTGGTGGTGGCTTTGTGCCATCTCAAAGTTACCTCGGAGAGCTGACGGGCCTCAATATCTGGAACCGAGTTCTCTCTTTTAGCGAGATCTTGATAATGTCGAAATCATGCCATGTGGGGCAGGGTAACGTTAAGAAATGGTCTGATTTTAAAGTAGGAATCAGAGGCAATGTAAGGGTTATCTCCCCATCGGCTTGTAAAGTGTAA